The Liolophura sinensis isolate JHLJ2023 chromosome 6, CUHK_Ljap_v2, whole genome shotgun sequence genomic sequence GATGATTCTTATACAAGAAAATGTTTGTCATCCTGCTTAGATAAGCCTGAATATAGCTATAACAATGTGTTACATTACATCCATCGGCTTATATACAGGTAGCAGGAACTTTCACGTACAGTTTAACATATTGTTAGTGTAAAACATACCAGAAGGACGTCGGCAGCCTCGTTGTAGATCGTTACGTACGGCCTCAAAACGTTAAAATGGAACGCTGACGTCAGTAATTTCCGGTTCCGCTCCCATTTAGCGCCACTGCTGATCAGTAACCCGTCTCCTGATGAGCATAAAAATGGAGGCAGAGTTAAGAGGCGACATAAAGTTTCCTCATGTAGAAAAGCGAGGAGTTTTTCGATGCTCTTTATTCCAATGAATGGGTTCTGAGATTTGAAGGTGTTTTACATCCTCTGTCACATCTGATGAAAAGGGCCTATATTATAAttcttaaaaatgttttccCAGAAGAGATGATCATTACATCTggaaaaacatattttacagCTTTGCAGATGtactattatattttatatatcctAGGTGAAAATCAATAAAGCCAAACCATTGCCTGCAATTGCTACAAAGTGTTACATTCATAATTAACATTGTACAAAGGCCTATAACCGATACGTCCATGAAAAGGGTTATTTAGAAATCCAATTATTACTCCCGCGTTGCTTCACCTACAGAAGTCCCACTTAAATTGTACAACGATTATTTAGCTTACCTAACCAGGGTCTGAGGAGGTAGTAGTCGAACCTCATTTTGGTAGCTTTGGGTTCCGCTGTTTTCATCACATGTTTAATCGTATCGGAGTGAACAAGGAATAAGACTGGTTGTAAACTAGTCCGCCAGGTGGCGAAAACTCGGTTGTTATCGCGGGCCATTTCTAATGCACGGCTGATCATATTGTCAATGCCTCCTGCTCTTGCCTGCATACAAAAATTCcatttttgtaaattaattaaaaattaaatttaataaaaaaaatgataccaaaACTTCTCAACTGCAGTGAAacaagacagcattttgaatatttctaaCCAGCTAAAACAAATAATAGCGCTATCAAGTTTTTTTACTTAATCCTGCTGAGCCATGCTGCTAGGTTGCTTATAAACTGCTgttgtttaaacatttatatgaatagttagaagaaaaaaaaaccgaaagaggtgaactgacaagaggccgttttGCACCAGTTATACATGCAACCATTTGCCTAccatgacactgtcgtcgctgctctgattttactttccAGGCTGTAGTATTATTCTAAACCACATTGTTCAAGGAATACCTCACATTCAATGTGCTTGATGTGTGCTTCATTTGAACACACTTCGGCTTCTGTGTATATGGTACACAAAACCAGCGAGTTGGGGTGTCGCCTTCGGTACTGATCAATACAACGCACAACTTTCATATCCTATAATGATAAACTACGAATTTTCAAACCATTAAATACATGATGAAGCTTTCAaccaaaccatgtctgtccttGAAAAACCTAATCAGTCTTAAAAATAGTATTGTTGTCTGTCTTTTGACAACTACAGTGTAGTCCAATAAGAACACAGAATCCGTTATAAGGATTAGTTACGTACATGATGCAGTGTTCCCCAAAACCAATGTCTCTCCTTGGACGGGAACTGTAATGCTGCTTTCCTCAAGGCTCTATATTGAATGTAGAACGGTACGATATGGTATAAAAGCCACGTGACCACTGCACCCAGAATGAGACTGAGCACACCCAAATTAAGGTTGACTTCCATGTTTGTATCTTTAGGACTTGACACTGTCCTAActctgaaaacataaacaatttaccttgtgttatttctttatttaccttCTTTATTTACTATTACGACGGTCATCATACTTACAGATTGGGAAAACCGATTGGAGGAAAGCGGTAGTCCCCCTTTTTCTTCAAGTTCCGGTAATGGTCAAATCAATAATTCCGAAATAAAGCACAGCTGTCCCTTGAAGGCATTCGCAGACTACCAGAGATTCGCTCTCTTCTGGATTGACTCTGGTATCTGGTGGTTAATTCGAGTTCAATTGAAATACATGTGGCATGTGTCGACCATTGAAGTGCTAGAACAAAGGGGCTgctgtgaccaatcagagtaTCGTAAGTGTGCAAACTTGGGGTCACATGATCACATGACTTAGATATCTATGGCAACATGTGAATGAAGGTTACACATGGGaaattgggtccaagatttgccttcGAACTGAAGCGTGAAGGAGCACTGACTGGATTATACTGCCACAcggacattttaggttgttgatacactatacaTTTCTGCACTATTAtcttgcacctagttaaaatatatcagaattttgcctGTTTTGGGTAGAACTGAAAAACTCAACAAGTTAAGAATAACCTGCACAACTGAACCGAACTACATGTAATGTTCAAAACAATCAAGGGTCCTATTGCAGCGCAGCAAAAAAGAACGTCAGACTTTGTGAAGGTGCTAGATGGCCAAGCGGTCCGTTATACTCATTGATGTGAATGAACTCAGGTGCTGGACACCAGCATCCGGAGTTTCCCTGTGGCTTTACGTCAGGCAACTTGCCAGATGCGGCTGTTTCAGTCTGGTTTGCTTGACGTGCTCATTTTACATGGTCCATAAACCCAACCccgtcaaataagtaaaatattgtcaGCGAAATCCGTCTTTATACATGACGGTCATACAAGTAAATGGTTAACTAAATAAACTATTAATCAACATGCGTTAAACGAAGCTACAGTCAACTAGCTAGGTGAACTCACAAGTGGCCATCTTTAGCTTTTACAATTCTTCTGGTATACATACAATTTACTAAGAATTATCTCACGTCCAGCAGGTTAAACGACAAGGCCAATAGGCAGTACTCGGGTGATCTTACAAGAAGATCTTACATAAGatcatggggcctccgtggctcagttggttagcgatctagcgcagcgtaatgaccctacCCAATttagtcgttgtgagttcaagtcaagctcatgctggcttcctctccggccatacgtgggaaggtctacagcaacctgtcGAGGTTTTCCctcgggctttgtccggtttccacgcaccataatgctggccgccgtcgcataagtgaaatattaaatgtaaatatactatAAATAGactcaatattcttgagtacggcgtaaaagaaccaatcaaataaataaataaagataaatagaCTCTACCGGACTGTAAGCGTTGGGGAGAGGCTGCTGGGTTATTGGGCCGTCCTGGCCCGCTAACCCCCATCGGCCGGTGAAGTATTCAGTTATGCACACTATATATAGGTGGGAGACAAGCCGTTGCCAATAAACTGAGCAAACGGCGACACAAGCGTCGTCCACCACTTCATGTCACCATGGCCCAACGAACAGTTCTTGTAACTTAAAGTtaagcatcttaaccactcAGTGACAAACTGTATTGcatgaaataatgcaaaaaaatgAGATTTGGCCTGTTCTAGAACATATATTGTATGGGGCCTGTTTCAGGCGCCCTTTAATATATTGTAGCTGTACCCTAGGATAGGGTGTCAACATAAATCACAAACACACGTATTATTTAAGAGTTATCGCCCCTCCGTTTTCGCTACTGCAGGACataacactttatttatttattcaattatttgattggtgttttacagcgtactcaagaatatttcacttatacgctgacggccatcattatggtgggaagaaaccgggcagagcccggaagaacccacgaccatccgcaggttgctggcaaaccttcccacggacTGAAccagagctggacttgaactcacggcgaccgcattggtgagaggctcctgggtcatcacgctgcgctagcgtgctaaccacctgAACCACGGAGGCGCCTACACATTATACTGATCAGATAAGCGTATGGATAAAAGGAAGGGTCAAATACAATCGAGTACCCGTATAGACCGTATTCTCACGGATACACCTGGACGAACCCTGAAGCATGCGCGTGTACATACAGTTAAATAGTGAAGACTTAACACGGTCACTCTGAGCCGAGTAGGCCAAccaatataaaaatgaccacaTTAAATCTGCTGTAATTGTGACTGTGAACGATGAGGATACCACAGCTAGTTACAACTCATGGGAGAGTTATGTCGAATCTTGTTAGACTGACCGTGAACAGTAGACCTATAGTCAAAACCTCCTAAACTAAACCGACTAAGGCTTAGGTAGGGTTGACTCATAATGCGCTTGGCTGAGACGGCTAATATTACTAAGGCCTTTACACAATAGCTACTGCTTGCCCTAGACTAAAGTGGGTACCGTACGTACTTGTTTGCGTACGATGTTGAAACTACCATAGATGTAATCTTACACACAATTTCTGTTTTACAAACAACACTTACTTATAGCAGACAACAGCAGACGGCTGAGAGGGTTTGTGACAGCCCACGATTTACATCCGGCCTAGTTCTTACCCTCAGTCTTTTCAGGTCAAATGTTGAATGATTAGTTTAACACTCTAAAGGGAGGTAAACGTGTTCACTGGTTAGAGtgcttgagtgcttggggtttaacgtcgtactcaac encodes the following:
- the LOC135467620 gene encoding cytochrome P450 4F2-like encodes the protein MEVNLNLGVLSLILGAVVTWLLYHIVPFYIQYRALRKAALQFPSKERHWFWGTLHHARAGGIDNMISRALEMARDNNRVFATWRTSLQPVLFLVHSDTIKHVMKTAEPKATKMRFDYYLLRPWLGDGLLISSGAKWERNRKLLTSAFHFNVLRPYVTIYNEAADVLLAKLERHVEKWGIDRSVQSHGVVHLRCDVTVCLLL